The Oncorhynchus nerka isolate Pitt River linkage group LG13, Oner_Uvic_2.0, whole genome shotgun sequence sequence ggttctacatggaacccaaaacagttctacctggaaccaaaaatggttcttcaaagggtttgcCTATGGTGACAGCCAAAGAAccgttttaggttctagatagcaaaaAAAATTCTAAGAGTGGAGATTACAGTTAGGGTGGcgctggggtgtggacatgaaggtaggggTAGGATTTGGGTAGAGGCTAGCATTAGGGATGTGGAGGGATAGCGCTCCACCACCTCAAATTACCAATTTAACCGCTGGTTGATTGGAGAGATGAGAAGAAAAACACATACTACAGGCACATAAAGGTGAATGTAGCAAAGTGGAAAACAGCTGTGACTGACCTCCCAGAGTTCATAGATCTCTTTCCTCAATCCCTCCTGGAGAAGACCAGTGAGGTGCCTCATTGCTTCCTGAGAAAGGACAGATAGAAATATCAGCCAATGACAGAGGAATTTACAAATCTACAATATCCTACCTTTTGACACCATGGAAGATTTATAAGAATAACCTACCTCTTCCCTTTTGTGTTTCTCTGCTTTACTAACGTTGTCTGCAGGTGCAATATCACCCACAATGCATTCTGCCATGTCATGAACCAAGGCCAACTTCATGCACCTACGAGAGAAATGTATGTAATTCATTACAAAAATGATTCCATAAAGACCTGAATCAAATATAATACTTCATTGTAGGCCTTACCTAGTAATTAAGCGTGAAAAAGTCTAAGAAAATAATGCAACGTTTATAACAAATTGTATTACAGCTGCGATGTTTGAAGTTTGAACATGAGCTAGTGTACAGAACAACTTTACCTTTCTTTATTGACGTTGTGATCTGCTATCGTCAGAGCCATCATGGACATTCTGTACATGTGGTCAGACACACTCTCCGGCTGTTTCACGTTCCTGTACACCCAGCCCGTCCGTGGCACGCGCTGCAGGATGGGGGTAAAGAAATTGTTGACAAAAAGCAGCCATAAAAAAGGTAGGGTAAGTAATACTATTCATTGACAAAAAAAGGTAGGGTAAGTTATACTATTCATTGACGTCATGTAAACCAACGTGGGTTGAAATTGTGCTTTATCACGTGAATAGTGTCGTTAAATAAACCTTATCGTAATCAATGGCTTACTTTCAGTTGCCCAATAAGTTTCATAAATTGCAACATATTTTTCATGCTGTCGGAGTTTATGGAGGCGGCCATTGATATCTTGTCGAACCGGTAGTAAATAAAAGCATGGCCAGAAATGTGTGCAATGCTCAAATCTTGccaatagatggcatcataaacAAGGCTA is a genomic window containing:
- the hddc2 gene encoding HD domain-containing protein 2, with the protein product MAASINSDSMKNMLQFMKLIGQLKRVPRTGWVYRNVKQPESVSDHMYRMSMMALTIADHNVNKERCMKLALVHDMAECIVGDIAPADNVSKAEKHKREEEAMRHLTGLLQEGLRKEIYELWEEYESQTSAEAKLVKEFDLLEMILQAHEYEELEGKPGRLQEFFDSTQGRFHHPEVIQFVKSLNEERAGHLAAGGDGSSGSSESKKPRTDSS